A single window of Gossypium arboreum isolate Shixiya-1 chromosome 13, ASM2569848v2, whole genome shotgun sequence DNA harbors:
- the LOC108464459 gene encoding ferredoxin--nitrite reductase, chloroplastic — MFLGSFLQPKLTLNIIEESPHRKKKKTLPFALKVPFIPLQKCPNSDIPSLIFPPPQFHQFQASFQTTKPHMSSFSVRFFAPQQPLLPSTASSFKPKTWVMAAPTTAPATSVDVDGGRLEPRVEEREGYFVLKEKFRDGINPQEKIKIEKDPLKLFMEAGIDELAKMSFEDLDKAKATKDDIDVRLKWLGLFHRRKHQYGRFMMRLKLPNGVTTSAQTRYLASVIRKYGKEGCADVTTRQNWQIRGVVLPDVPEILKGLDEVGLTSLQSGMDNVRNPVGNPLAGIDPEEIVDTRPYTNLLSQFITANSRGNPAVANLPRKWNVCVVGSHDLYEHPHINDLAYMPATKNGRFGFNLLVGGFFSAKRCDEAIPLDAWVSADDVIPLCKAVLEAYRDLGYRGNRQKTRMMWLIDELGIEVFRSEVAKRMPQKELERASDEGLVQKQWERRDYLGVHPQKQEGFSYIGIHIPVGRVQADDMDELARLADMYGSGELRLTVEQNIIIPNVENSKLEALPNEPLLKDRFSPQPSILMKGLVACTGNQFCGQAIIETKARALKVTEEVERLVSVSRPVRMHWTGCPNTCGQVQVADIGFMGCMARDENGKPCEGADIFLGGRIGSDSHLGVLYKKGVPCKNLVPVVADILVEHFGAVPRQREEAED, encoded by the exons ATGTTTCTTGGTTCTTTCTTACAACCCAAGCTGACCCTTAACATCATCGAAGAGTCCCCCcaccgaaagaaaaaaaaaaccctccCCTTTGCTCTTAAAGTCCCCTTCATTCCATTACAAAAATGTCCGAACTCTGATATCCCTTCACTTATCTTTCCACCACCACAATTCCACCAGTTCCAAGCTTCTTTTCAAACAACAAAACCCCACATGTCTTCCTTTTCGGTCCGTTTCTTTGCTCCACAACAGCCGTTACTGCCGTCCACAGCTTCCTCTTTCAAGCCCAAAACATGGGTTATGGCAGCTCCCACGACGGCGCCGGCGACTTCGGTTGATGTCGACGGGGGGAGGTTGGAACCCCGAGTTGAAGAACGAGAGGGGTACTTCGTGTTGAAAGAGAAGTTCAGAGATGGCATCAACCCTCAAGAGAAAATAAAGATCGAGAAAGACCCTTTGAAGCTTTTCATGGAAGCTGGGATTGATGAACTCGCTAAGATGTCGTTCGAGGATCTTGATAAAGCTAAGGCTACAAAGGACGACATTGATGTTAGACTTAAATGGCTCGGCTTGTTCCATAGGAGAAAACATCAAT ATGGGAGATTTATGATGAGACTAAAACTACCAAATGGTGTAACAACAAGTGCACAAACACGGTACTTAGCCAGTGTGATAAGGAAATACGGCAAAGAAGGGTGTGCCGATGTTACGACAAGGCAAAACTGGCAAATCCGTGGAGTGGTGTTGCCTGATGTGCCTGAAATACTTAAGGGTCTCGACGAAGTAGGCTTGACGAGCCTACAGAGTGGCATGGACAATGTGAGGAACCCTGTCGGTAATCCTCTTGCCGGCATCGACCCCGAAGAGATTGTCGATACTCGACCTTATACCAACTTGTTATCTCAGTTCATCACCGCCAATTCCCGCGGCAATCCGGCTGTTGCCAACTT GCCTAGGAAATGGAATGTCTGTGTCGTGGGGTCTCATGATCTTTATGAACATCCCCATATCAATGATCTCGCTTACATGCCGGCGACGAAAAACGGACGATTTGGGTTTAATTTGCTGGTTGGTGGGTTCTTTAGTGCCAAGAGATGTGATGAGGCCATTCCTCTTGATGCTTGGGTCTCAGCTGATGATGTGATCCCATTGTGCAAAGCTGTGTTAGAAGCCTATAGGGATCTTGGATACCGGGGCAATAGGCAAAAGACTAGAATGATGTGGCTGATTGATGAACTG GGGATTGAAGTGTTCAGATCAGAGGTAGCCAAAAGAATGCCTCAGAAAGAGTTGGAGAGAGCATCTGATGAAGGTTTGGTTCAAAAGCAATGGGAAAGGAGAGACTACCTCGGTGTCCATCCGCAAAAGCAAGAAGGTTTCAGCTACATCGGCATTCACATCCCAGTCGGTCGCGTCCAAGCTGACGACATGGACGAACTAGCCCGGTTAGCCGACATGTATGGCTCGGGCGAACTCAGACTCACTGTGGAGCAAAACATCATAATCCCCAACGTTGAGAACTCGAAACTAGAAGCATTACCCAACGAGCCTCTATTGAAAGATCGGTTTTCACCCCAACCAAGTATTCTCATGAAAGGGCTAGTAGCTTGTACTGGTAACCAGTTTTGCGGACAAGCCATTATTGAAACAAAAGCTAGAGCCTTGAAGGTGACGGAAGAGGTTGAAAGGCTAGTGTCGGTGAGCCGGCCGGTGAGGATGCATTGGACCGGTTGCCCGAACACGTGTGGTCAAGTCCAAGTGGCGGATATAGGTTTCATGGGGTGCATGGCAAGGGATGAGAATGGGAAACCATGTGAAGGGGCAGACATATTCTTGGGAGGGAGAATTGGGAGTGACTCGCATTTAGGAGTGCTTTATAAGAAGGGTGTCCCTTGTAAGAACTTGGTACCCGTAGTTGCTGACATTTTGGTGGAACACTTTGGAGCTGTCCCTAGGCAAAGGGAAGAAGCGGAAGATTGA